Proteins encoded in a region of the Streptomyces sp. NBC_00258 genome:
- a CDS encoding RNA polymerase-binding protein RbpA: MSERALRGTRLVVTSYETDRGIDLAPRQAVEYACEKGHRFEMPFSVEAEIPPEWECKVCGAQALLVDGDGPEEKKAKPARTHWDMLMERRTREELEEVLEERLAVLRSGAMNIAVHPRDSRKSA; encoded by the coding sequence ATGAGTGAGCGAGCTCTTCGCGGCACGCGCCTCGTGGTGACCAGCTACGAGACGGACCGCGGCATCGACCTGGCTCCGCGCCAGGCCGTGGAGTACGCATGCGAGAAGGGCCATCGATTCGAGATGCCCTTCTCGGTGGAGGCGGAGATCCCGCCGGAGTGGGAGTGCAAGGTCTGCGGGGCCCAGGCACTCCTGGTGGACGGCGACGGCCCTGAGGAAAAGAAGGCCAAGCCCGCGCGCACGCATTGGGACATGCTGATGGAGCGGCGCACGCGAGAGGAACTCGAAGAGGTCCTCGAAGAGCGCTTGGCGGTACTTCGCTCCGGAGCCATGAACATCGCGGTCCACCCTCGGGACAGCCGCAAGTCCGCGTAA